A part of Cataglyphis hispanica isolate Lineage 1 chromosome 7, ULB_Chis1_1.0, whole genome shotgun sequence genomic DNA contains:
- the LOC126851181 gene encoding beta-1,3-galactosyltransferase 1-like has product MFHYLHLRSRFLQTLILALIGLTFYAYYRTTIYDVHQYSLPRNTSFSVYQEGLHVHTNLSVDTRLIAAASRNSNSDNVSLSPYAVHNASNNSAIVITTLSTSSSAQSSASSSVSTSISSKQSANEKLQVVKVANTTKSAPIAIRNDSARAIYEVGHTVPIPERCPNFGKEMELVVIVMSAPTHLEARTAIRQTWGHFGQRRDMSVLFMLGTTLDPKVEAILRKEQNMYSDVIRGRFLDSYSNLTLKTISTLEWVDTYCSKVKYLLKTDDDMFINVPRLLAFVNKHAKDRNVIFGRLARKWKPIRNRKSKYYVSQTQFQQSVFPDFTTGPAYLLSSDTVRRLYDAALDQTYLKLEDVFTTGIVAHKLGIKRSHANEFLNKRIQYTACNIQRGISIHMVKYSEQFDLWKKLLDGKSKCK; this is encoded by the exons ATGTTCCACTATTTGCATCTCAGAAGTCGTTTTCTGCAGACCCTGATCCTCGCGTTGATCGGCCTGACCTTCTATGCGTATTACCGTACCACCATTTATGATGTTCACCAATACAGCTTGCCACGGAACACCA GTTTCTCTGTGTATCAAGAAGGCCTCCATGTGCATACAAATCTCAGTGTGGATACACGACTTATAGCAGCAGCGTCCAGGAACTCCAACTCGGACAACGTGTCTCTGAGTCCATATGCAGTACACAATGCGAGCAACAACTCCGCGATCGTTATCACGACGCTGTCAACATCCTCCAGCGCGCAGTCCTCCGCGTCATCTTCCGTGAGCACATCAATCAGCTCGAAGCAAAGCGCGAACGAGAAGCTTCAGGTGGTAAAAGTTGCCAATACGACCAAGTCAGCGCCGATCGCAATCCGCAATGATTCGGCGCGCGCCATATACGAGGTCGGGCACACGGTGCCAATCCCTGAACGCTGTCCAAATTTTGGCAAAGAAATGGAACTGGTGGTGATTGTTATGTCCGCGCCAACGCATCTCGAGGCGCGGACGGCAATCCGACAGACTTGGGGACACTTTGGCCAACGCAGAGATATGAGCGTGCTCTTCATGCTCGGCACTACTCTGGATCCTAAAGTGGAAGCGATCCTACGAAAAGAGCAGAACATGTACAGTGATGTGATACGCGGACGCTTCCTCGACTCGTATTCGAATCTCACGCTTAAGACCATCTCGACATTGGAGTGGGTGGACACTTATTGTTCTAAGGTGAAGTATCTGTTGAAGACCGATGACGACATGTTCATCAACGTGCCGCGATTGCTGGCATTCGTTAATAAACATGCAAAGGATCGTAACGTGATATTTGGCCGACTCGCCAGAAAGTGGAAGCCAATCCGAAATCGCAAGAGCAAGTACTACGTGTCACAGACGCAATTCCAGCAGTCGGTCTTCCCAGACTTCACCACCGGACCGGCATACTTGCTGTCTAGCGACACGGTGCGCCGTTTATATGACGCCGCTTTAGACCAGACGTACCTGAAGCTGGAGGACGTGTTCACCACGGGCATTGTTGCGCACAAGCTCGGCATCAAGCGCTCGCATGCCAATGAGTTTCTGAACAAGCGGATACAGTACACCGCCTGCAACATCCAGCGCGGCATCAGCATACACATGGTCAAATATAGCGAGCAGTTTGATCTCTGGAAGAAGCTGCTCGACGGTAAGAGCAAGTGCAAGTGA